In one window of Rhodoglobus vestalii DNA:
- a CDS encoding sulfite exporter TauE/SafE family protein, with the protein MEPNLVVALLLAVLVGVSLGLLGGGGSILTVPILTYLVGMDPQQAIAASLFVVGVTSAVSVFTHSRAGRVRWKTGLIFGAAGMVGAFAGGTVGGFIPGTILMVLFAAMMIATATAMIRGRKKGAAGRDSEPTALPVARIVLDGFLVGIAAGLVGAGGGFLIVPALTLLGGLPVAVAVGTSLLVIAMQSSAGLAAHLFTVALPWPTILAFTGIAVAGSFVGVALAGRIPETALRRGFGIFVLAVGAFVVVQELPQLIPLVTGA; encoded by the coding sequence ATGGAACCGAATCTGGTAGTCGCGCTGCTTCTTGCCGTGCTCGTGGGCGTGTCCCTCGGACTGCTCGGCGGGGGCGGGTCGATTCTGACAGTGCCAATCTTGACCTATCTGGTCGGAATGGATCCGCAGCAGGCGATCGCCGCATCCCTCTTCGTTGTTGGCGTCACCAGCGCGGTGAGTGTCTTCACGCACTCCCGCGCCGGTCGCGTTCGGTGGAAGACGGGTCTGATCTTTGGTGCCGCAGGAATGGTCGGCGCGTTCGCTGGTGGAACGGTGGGCGGCTTCATTCCCGGCACCATCTTGATGGTTCTCTTCGCTGCCATGATGATTGCCACCGCGACAGCCATGATCCGTGGTCGCAAGAAAGGTGCGGCAGGGCGCGACTCCGAACCCACAGCACTCCCCGTCGCTCGCATCGTTCTTGACGGTTTTCTGGTGGGTATCGCGGCAGGGCTCGTCGGTGCCGGAGGCGGATTCCTCATTGTTCCCGCGCTCACCCTTCTTGGTGGGCTTCCTGTGGCCGTCGCGGTCGGCACCTCGCTGCTGGTAATCGCGATGCAATCCTCGGCAGGGTTGGCCGCGCACCTGTTCACGGTCGCGCTACCATGGCCAACCATTCTTGCCTTCACCGGGATCGCGGTCGCAGGCTCCTTCGTCGGGGTTGCACTGGCGGGCCGCATTCCCGAAACTGCGTTGCGCCGGGGGTTTGGAATCTTTGTCCTGGCAGTCGGAGCCTTTGTGGTCGTGCAAGAGCTTCCGCAGCTAATACCACTCGTGACGGGGGCCTAA
- a CDS encoding rhodanese-like domain-containing protein — MFRPLAALAGSLIMLATIAGCSAPVETVELSTDTIIIDVRTPEEFGGGHLDGANLLDLNGGQFTAALPTLDPEAEYAVYCKSGNRSGQAVAMMDDAGFTRVIDLGSLENAAEVTQIEIVR, encoded by the coding sequence ATGTTCCGACCCCTGGCAGCTCTCGCAGGCTCCCTCATCATGTTGGCAACGATCGCCGGATGCTCAGCTCCGGTTGAGACCGTCGAGCTCAGCACCGACACCATCATCATTGACGTGCGCACGCCAGAAGAATTCGGGGGAGGCCACCTTGATGGTGCCAACCTGCTTGACCTCAACGGCGGCCAGTTCACCGCAGCACTGCCCACCCTCGACCCCGAAGCTGAGTACGCCGTCTACTGCAAATCAGGCAACCGCTCAGGACAAGCTGTCGCGATGATGGACGACGCTGGCTTTACCAGGGTCATCGATCTTGGTTCACTGGAAAACGCCGCCGAGGTCACCCAAATCGAGATAGTGCGCTAA
- a CDS encoding alpha/beta hydrolase translates to MHDAEQSPPVPNTFETSGEPSKPVSRRCRILRIVLISFASLIVLAAVGILVWANVGVMQAEAGALEKVRTNPAVSVHETPNSFILSPTAGVSGNGLVFIPGAKVSADAYLYKLSGVVAESGLTVVVTKPILNLAFFDQRPLTTFTNAVPDVDTWFVGGHSLGGVRACQYAAEPLVGGLILFASYCANDLAEVDTQVLSLSGSEDQLSTPETIMDAADLLPASTTFFPIDGANHARFGDYGLQPGDGVASLDSSIVRDVITAEITGFIR, encoded by the coding sequence ATGCACGACGCTGAGCAGTCTCCCCCCGTTCCGAACACGTTTGAAACTTCCGGGGAACCGTCGAAACCTGTGTCTCGCCGATGCCGCATCCTGCGTATTGTCCTCATCTCGTTTGCGTCTCTGATTGTGCTCGCGGCCGTGGGAATTCTCGTCTGGGCGAATGTGGGCGTCATGCAGGCAGAGGCGGGGGCCTTAGAGAAGGTGCGCACAAATCCTGCAGTTTCGGTGCATGAGACCCCGAATTCGTTCATCCTCTCCCCCACCGCTGGTGTTTCCGGGAACGGGCTCGTCTTTATTCCGGGCGCAAAAGTCAGCGCCGATGCCTACCTCTACAAACTTTCGGGAGTCGTCGCCGAATCGGGGTTGACCGTTGTCGTCACCAAACCGATCCTCAATCTGGCATTCTTCGATCAACGACCGCTGACCACCTTCACAAATGCGGTCCCGGATGTCGACACCTGGTTTGTCGGTGGTCACTCACTTGGCGGGGTGCGTGCCTGCCAATACGCTGCCGAACCCCTAGTGGGCGGGCTGATCCTCTTTGCCAGTTACTGCGCGAACGATCTTGCAGAAGTCGACACTCAAGTCTTGAGCTTGAGCGGCAGCGAAGACCAGCTGAGTACCCCGGAAACAATCATGGATGCCGCAGATCTACTGCCGGCCTCCACCACCTTTTTTCCGATCGACGGCGCCAACCACGCCCGTTTCGGTGACTACGGTCTGCAACCGGGAGATGGTGTGGCGAGTCTCGACAGTTCCATCGTGCGCGATGTGATCACAGCGGAAATCACCGGCTTCATACGCTAG
- a CDS encoding DUF1349 domain-containing protein yields MRTGRWTTAPVSADLVSDTLRVTAAESSDAWRTTSYGFVHDSEHALIAPFAVGSAIEVSFILDFTQQFDQAGLFLRSSDREWMKAGIEISDGLPQLGAVVTHGVSDWSVAPVADWVGRAVTVRASRTGDAITVRARVDDDNFRLVRLAYFAPDASIDGGLFCCAPTRAGLTVTFSDFRQTAADESLH; encoded by the coding sequence ATGCGCACGGGACGCTGGACGACAGCACCGGTCAGCGCCGACCTTGTTTCGGATACCCTTCGTGTCACGGCGGCTGAGAGTAGCGACGCATGGCGAACCACTTCTTATGGATTTGTGCATGACTCCGAGCATGCTCTAATAGCGCCTTTCGCCGTGGGAAGCGCTATCGAGGTCAGCTTCATTCTTGATTTCACCCAACAGTTTGACCAGGCGGGTTTGTTCCTGCGGTCATCAGATCGCGAATGGATGAAGGCGGGCATCGAAATTTCGGATGGTCTGCCCCAGCTGGGTGCGGTTGTCACGCACGGCGTTTCTGATTGGTCGGTCGCTCCGGTTGCCGACTGGGTCGGGCGTGCCGTCACCGTGCGCGCGAGCCGCACGGGAGATGCCATCACGGTGCGCGCCCGAGTCGATGATGACAACTTTCGCCTCGTGCGGTTGGCCTATTTCGCGCCCGATGCTTCGATCGATGGTGGGCTGTTCTGTTGCGCCCCGACGCGCGCCGGATTGACGGTCACTTTTAGCGATTTTCGCCAGACTGCTGCCGATGAATCGCTGCACTAG
- a CDS encoding M23 family metallopeptidase, with protein sequence MSRAIAGLYRVRGAIISAAVVLIFVGTLGSLLVSIDPLNAVFRLLPLVGIAGMLFAFALIIPGVKLLPTRDAVQVTSPVVGRWLAINSPATKVPSHGVRAYGQAYAIDLVYEPNHRERPVFGSGTAMRRPAEYPAFGEPVRAMIDGVVVKVDDSQRDHRARSTVLAVVYMMFEGAIRELGGPRLIIGNHVTIRRSDGIYALVAHLQQGSAIVREGDGVVAGQEIAACGNTGNTSEPHVHAQLMDRASAWTGQGVPLVFADVKLDEDSTVQDAVPANNQHMTVSESASR encoded by the coding sequence ATGAGCCGGGCAATCGCAGGCCTCTACCGCGTGCGCGGAGCAATAATCTCGGCAGCGGTGGTGCTGATTTTTGTGGGCACTCTCGGCAGTCTGCTCGTTTCCATCGACCCTCTGAACGCTGTGTTCCGCTTGCTCCCGCTGGTCGGCATTGCGGGAATGCTGTTCGCGTTCGCCCTTATCATTCCCGGAGTCAAGCTGCTTCCCACTCGTGATGCTGTGCAAGTCACCTCGCCCGTTGTTGGGCGCTGGTTAGCAATCAACAGCCCCGCCACGAAAGTACCGAGCCACGGTGTGCGCGCGTACGGACAGGCCTACGCGATTGACCTCGTCTATGAGCCGAACCACAGGGAGCGACCAGTATTTGGATCCGGCACAGCGATGCGCAGGCCCGCCGAGTACCCAGCCTTCGGCGAGCCCGTGCGGGCGATGATCGATGGCGTCGTTGTGAAAGTTGATGACTCACAGCGCGACCATCGTGCACGATCCACAGTTCTCGCCGTCGTCTACATGATGTTTGAGGGGGCCATCAGAGAGCTGGGTGGCCCGCGGCTCATCATCGGAAACCACGTCACAATTCGCCGCAGCGATGGTATCTACGCCCTCGTTGCCCACCTTCAACAGGGCTCAGCGATCGTGCGCGAAGGCGACGGTGTGGTGGCAGGTCAAGAGATCGCCGCATGTGGCAACACAGGCAACACGAGCGAACCGCACGTGCACGCCCAACTCATGGATCGAGCATCCGCGTGGACGGGGCAGGGTGTGCCGTTGGTCTTCGCCGACGTGAAACTCGACGAAGACAGCACGGTGCAGGATGCTGTGCCTGCCAACAACCAACACATGACTGTCTCAGAGAGCGCTAGCCGTTGA
- a CDS encoding ArsR/SmtB family transcription factor: MTSFSNTPGPEMRARLRDLEARVAAIEQRPDVMRIEQSTKPDSGTFWALAGLRSRLRDHPETQDGAVMLVGAVTLPTGAPVEWQQSSGTTGLFEVEWDDRAAAFAALGHPVRLELLRQILSGTHATAELAQSESLGTTGQLHHHLRQLLTSGWLKQSGRGSYDVPAARVVPLLACLVGAER, from the coding sequence TTGACTAGCTTTTCCAATACTCCCGGTCCGGAAATGAGGGCGCGGTTGCGCGACCTCGAGGCACGAGTCGCTGCAATCGAACAGCGACCTGATGTGATGCGAATCGAGCAGTCAACTAAACCAGACTCCGGAACATTCTGGGCACTCGCAGGCCTTCGTTCACGTTTGCGCGATCACCCCGAAACTCAGGATGGTGCAGTGATGCTCGTCGGTGCCGTGACGCTCCCTACCGGCGCCCCCGTTGAGTGGCAGCAATCCAGCGGCACCACCGGACTCTTTGAGGTGGAGTGGGATGACCGTGCCGCAGCGTTTGCGGCTCTGGGTCATCCCGTCAGACTCGAACTACTCCGACAAATTCTTTCGGGCACCCACGCCACAGCGGAGCTTGCTCAGAGTGAATCGTTGGGAACCACAGGTCAACTTCACCATCATCTGCGTCAGCTACTGACCAGTGGATGGCTCAAACAGAGCGGACGAGGCAGCTACGACGTTCCCGCAGCCCGTGTGGTTCCCCTGCTCGCGTGTCTCGTGGGAGCGGAACGATGA
- a CDS encoding DUF4395 domain-containing protein translates to MTHAKPPHTVGTLVEGYTIPVVNERAVRAAAGILFIGGALSLAFAFVQDSQVPLQPFGIVFMFDMLLRVTAGDRWSPTLALGRLIVSKQQPSWVGAPQKEFAWWLGFGLALVSCAGMGALGAPLEVTLALCGLCLTLLFLEFAFGICVGCALQRLLTKTPPQYCPGDTCRVSE, encoded by the coding sequence ATGACACACGCGAAACCACCGCACACAGTGGGGACTCTCGTTGAGGGGTACACAATTCCGGTCGTGAATGAGCGCGCTGTTCGAGCTGCTGCGGGCATCCTGTTTATTGGCGGAGCACTCTCCCTCGCGTTCGCTTTCGTTCAAGATTCACAGGTGCCGCTTCAACCATTTGGGATCGTGTTCATGTTCGACATGCTTCTGCGCGTGACGGCTGGTGATCGCTGGTCGCCTACGCTCGCGCTGGGTCGCCTGATTGTCAGTAAGCAGCAACCGTCGTGGGTCGGTGCCCCTCAGAAGGAATTCGCGTGGTGGCTCGGATTTGGGCTTGCCCTCGTTTCCTGCGCCGGAATGGGTGCTCTCGGGGCACCACTGGAAGTCACTCTCGCACTCTGCGGGCTCTGCCTCACCCTGCTGTTCTTAGAGTTCGCTTTCGGGATCTGCGTCGGTTGTGCACTTCAGCGCCTCCTCACTAAAACCCCACCACAGTACTGCCCCGGCGACACCTGCCGGGTTTCCGAATGA
- a CDS encoding phosphoketolase family protein, whose protein sequence is MTVANSSPRSPWCGPRPTEVLPETLDQLDAWFRAANYLSVGQIYLLDNPLLRVPLRREHTKPRLLGHWGTTPGLNFIWAHLNRIILERDTETIFIAGPGHGGPAVVASAYLDGTYSETYGDIDKTEDGIRKLFRQFSFPGGIPSHAAPETPGSIHEGGELGYSLSHAYGAAFDNPNLLVATVVGDGEAETGPLATAWHSNKFIDPERDGVVLPILHLNGYKIANPTVLARIPEEELCDLMRGHGHTPYVVSGGFDSEDPRAVHERMAATLDDIVDHIAQIKAAAANGTLKGRPAWPMLILRTPKGWTGPQIVDGNPVEDNWRSHQVPLADVRDTEEHLQQLNDWMASYRPEEIFDASGAPLAITTALAPRGDHRMSANPVTNGGLIRRPLRLPDFRDYAVDVPSPGETTSSATGALGEWLRDVIRDNPDNFRIFGADVTASNRLSAVFDVTNKQWDADYLPIDADNHLARAGRVMEMLSEHQCQGWLEGYLLTGRHGIFNSYEAFIHIVDSMFNQHAKWLEGANSIPWRRPVSSLNYLLSSHVWRQDHNGASHQDPGFLDLVMNKKPDVVRVYLPCDANTLLSTYDHCLRSVDKINVVVAGKHPENNWLSMPEAIEHCVRGIGLFDWAGTEVVGEEPDVVLACAGDVPTLETLAATQILRERIPELRVRVVNVIDLMRLHSESEHPHGLSDAEYDALFTIDKPVIFAHHGYPWLIHRLTYKRHGHANLHVRGYKDEGTTTTPFDMVMLNDLDRYHLVIDVLERVPGLMSRHAAFWQEMHDTRLRARQYTREHGDDMPEVAEWSWKSA, encoded by the coding sequence ATGACTGTTGCTAACTCTTCACCCCGCTCACCCTGGTGCGGCCCTCGCCCGACCGAAGTGCTTCCCGAAACTCTCGACCAGTTGGATGCGTGGTTTCGTGCCGCGAACTATCTTTCTGTCGGTCAGATCTACCTGCTCGACAATCCGTTGCTCCGCGTACCCTTGCGTCGCGAGCACACCAAGCCGCGGCTTCTTGGGCACTGGGGGACCACCCCGGGTCTGAACTTCATCTGGGCTCACCTCAACCGAATCATTCTGGAGCGCGACACCGAAACAATCTTTATCGCGGGCCCCGGACACGGTGGACCAGCCGTGGTCGCCAGCGCCTATCTTGATGGCACCTACAGCGAAACGTACGGTGACATCGATAAGACCGAAGACGGCATCCGTAAATTGTTTAGGCAGTTCTCTTTTCCGGGTGGAATTCCCAGTCACGCAGCGCCAGAAACGCCGGGGTCGATCCACGAGGGTGGCGAGCTCGGCTACTCGCTCTCACATGCTTACGGCGCGGCTTTCGACAACCCCAATCTGTTGGTCGCAACAGTCGTGGGGGATGGCGAAGCCGAGACCGGGCCGCTGGCTACCGCCTGGCATTCGAACAAATTCATTGACCCCGAACGCGATGGCGTCGTCCTGCCGATCTTGCACCTCAACGGCTACAAGATTGCGAACCCGACCGTGCTCGCGCGCATCCCCGAGGAAGAATTATGCGATCTCATGCGCGGTCACGGACACACCCCGTACGTCGTGTCAGGAGGCTTCGATAGCGAGGATCCCCGCGCCGTGCACGAACGCATGGCGGCGACGCTCGACGACATCGTCGATCACATCGCGCAGATCAAAGCGGCCGCGGCGAACGGCACTCTAAAGGGTCGCCCGGCCTGGCCGATGCTGATTCTGCGAACCCCGAAAGGGTGGACGGGCCCCCAAATTGTCGACGGCAATCCCGTGGAAGACAATTGGCGCTCTCACCAAGTTCCGCTCGCCGATGTGCGCGACACTGAGGAGCACCTGCAGCAGCTGAATGACTGGATGGCGTCCTACCGCCCAGAAGAAATCTTCGACGCGAGCGGTGCACCGCTCGCCATCACAACGGCACTGGCGCCGCGCGGCGACCACCGGATGAGCGCGAACCCGGTCACCAACGGGGGGCTGATTCGTAGACCGCTTCGCCTGCCCGACTTTCGTGACTATGCCGTGGATGTTCCGAGTCCGGGGGAAACCACCAGCTCCGCCACTGGCGCGCTCGGGGAGTGGCTGCGCGATGTGATTCGCGACAACCCCGACAACTTCAGAATTTTTGGGGCTGATGTGACAGCATCCAACCGCCTGAGTGCCGTATTCGACGTGACGAACAAGCAGTGGGATGCCGATTACCTCCCCATCGATGCAGACAACCATCTTGCGCGTGCTGGCCGCGTCATGGAGATGCTGAGCGAACACCAGTGTCAGGGCTGGCTCGAAGGCTACTTGCTGACCGGGCGTCACGGCATATTCAACTCGTACGAGGCATTCATCCACATCGTCGATTCGATGTTCAACCAGCACGCGAAATGGTTGGAAGGGGCGAACTCAATCCCGTGGCGCCGACCCGTGTCCTCGCTGAACTACCTGCTGAGTTCACACGTGTGGCGTCAAGACCACAACGGGGCGTCGCACCAAGACCCAGGTTTTCTTGACCTCGTCATGAATAAGAAGCCCGACGTCGTTAGGGTTTACCTGCCGTGTGACGCCAACACCCTTCTCTCGACCTACGACCACTGCTTGCGCTCCGTCGACAAAATCAATGTCGTCGTTGCGGGCAAGCACCCCGAAAATAATTGGCTCAGCATGCCCGAAGCCATCGAACACTGTGTGCGCGGAATCGGACTATTCGACTGGGCCGGTACCGAAGTTGTTGGTGAAGAACCGGATGTCGTACTTGCCTGTGCCGGTGATGTTCCGACCCTAGAAACCCTCGCCGCCACCCAGATCCTGCGCGAGCGGATTCCTGAGCTGCGCGTGCGGGTCGTGAACGTCATCGATCTCATGCGCCTGCACAGTGAATCCGAGCATCCGCATGGGCTCAGCGATGCCGAATATGATGCGCTGTTCACGATTGACAAGCCGGTTATTTTTGCCCATCACGGCTACCCGTGGCTCATCCACCGTCTCACGTATAAGCGCCACGGGCACGCAAATCTGCACGTGCGCGGGTACAAAGACGAGGGCACCACAACCACCCCATTTGACATGGTGATGCTAAACGATCTCGACCGGTACCACCTCGTGATCGATGTACTCGAACGGGTGCCCGGGCTGATGTCGCGGCATGCCGCATTCTGGCAAGAAATGCATGACACCCGACTTCGCGCGCGGCAGTACACGCGCGAACACGGCGATGACATGCCCGAAGTTGCCGAGTGGAGCTGGAAATCAGCGTGA
- a CDS encoding LLM class flavin-dependent oxidoreductase: MTTPLRLSVLDLIPVRSNQTSSDAIASSIALAQRADELGFSRYWVAEHHNMKAVASTNPAVLIGIVAARTERIRVGSGGVMLPNHAPLVVAEQFAILEAAFPGRIDLGIGRAPGSDPVISSYLRMTGTTSDVDAFPSNVADIRSLMHPEGAALQLQSGQIYELTATPKAASVAELWLLGSSDYSARLAAAQGMPYVFAHHFSGEGTERIMGLYRDNFVPSERLAEPRTFLTLNVSVAATAADAYAAALPQLHQMARLRSGMPLGPLATIEQAAAAEIPPAQQEMVDAMAERWVIDEPTAAAARIRSLVARFGVDEVMVTPGLSAHDSDAPSTSPGRVTALKLLAEQLLA; encoded by the coding sequence ATGACTACGCCACTTCGTCTTTCCGTTCTTGACCTTATTCCGGTCCGCAGCAACCAGACCTCGTCCGACGCGATTGCTTCGAGTATCGCGCTCGCCCAGCGCGCCGACGAACTCGGATTTTCGCGCTACTGGGTTGCCGAGCACCACAACATGAAGGCGGTGGCATCAACTAATCCTGCAGTACTGATCGGAATCGTGGCTGCTCGCACCGAGCGCATCCGGGTGGGTTCCGGGGGAGTTATGCTCCCCAACCACGCCCCGCTCGTGGTCGCCGAACAGTTTGCGATCCTCGAGGCCGCATTCCCCGGACGCATTGATCTCGGTATCGGTCGCGCTCCGGGCAGTGACCCTGTGATCAGCTCCTATTTGCGGATGACGGGAACGACAAGCGACGTCGACGCTTTTCCGAGCAACGTGGCTGACATCCGCAGTCTCATGCATCCAGAGGGTGCAGCCCTGCAACTGCAGTCTGGGCAGATTTATGAGCTCACCGCTACGCCGAAAGCGGCATCGGTGGCCGAACTGTGGTTACTCGGCTCGAGCGACTATTCGGCACGCCTTGCCGCCGCTCAGGGTATGCCCTACGTGTTCGCCCACCATTTTTCGGGAGAAGGAACCGAGCGCATCATGGGGTTGTACCGAGACAACTTTGTGCCATCAGAGCGGCTCGCTGAACCACGCACGTTCCTCACTCTCAACGTGTCGGTAGCCGCCACCGCAGCAGATGCTTACGCGGCCGCTCTGCCACAACTTCATCAGATGGCCCGATTGCGCAGTGGTATGCCGTTGGGGCCGCTGGCAACCATCGAGCAGGCTGCCGCAGCCGAGATTCCCCCGGCCCAACAAGAGATGGTGGATGCCATGGCCGAGCGCTGGGTCATCGACGAGCCAACTGCGGCCGCAGCGCGCATCCGCTCGCTCGTAGCTCGTTTCGGCGTTGACGAAGTTATGGTCACCCCTGGTCTGTCCGCACACGATTCGGATGCGCCGAGCACCTCGCCGGGCCGCGTAACGGCGCTCAAACTCCTGGCGGAGCAGTTGCTCGCCTAG
- a CDS encoding MBL fold metallo-hydrolase — MLLERIYDTDLAQASYFIGCQAKGEAIVVDPRRDLDVYFDIAEKNGMTITAVTETHIHADYLSGTRELAARTGATILVSDEGGPDWTYGSAFDGAVRMKDKHTITLGNITLQAIHTPGHTPEHLSFLIIDGAQADAPGFMLSGDFVFVGDLGRPDLLDEAAGGIDTRFGGAKDIFASLRDRFLTLPDYVQVLPAHGAGSACGKALGAIPTTTVGYERAFAWWSHYLADNDEQGFIDELLNGQPDAHAYFARMKIQNRQGPRVLGAVTELREYTTAEVASALADDSAILIDTRHNTEVHLGTVPRSLNVPGTEKAASYGAWVYNPDTETRPVILLAATLTEAEELRDHLVRVGIDSVAGFVPTLDGLDLVTPTLVSPTELDSVDRVLLLDVRNRTEFAEGHIPAAKQLSGGRVMWALDQLPREGTIVTYCQSGVRNSVAASALRRDGYEVAELEGSYLGWVAMPGTVPEV; from the coding sequence ATGCTTCTCGAACGTATCTATGACACCGACCTTGCCCAGGCCAGCTATTTCATTGGGTGCCAAGCCAAGGGTGAAGCGATTGTGGTTGACCCCCGCCGCGACCTTGACGTCTACTTCGACATCGCGGAGAAAAATGGAATGACCATTACCGCGGTCACCGAAACACACATCCACGCCGACTATCTTTCCGGCACACGCGAGCTTGCCGCGCGCACAGGTGCGACGATTCTCGTCTCTGATGAAGGCGGCCCAGATTGGACCTACGGAAGTGCGTTCGACGGTGCAGTGCGGATGAAGGACAAGCACACCATCACACTCGGCAACATCACGCTCCAGGCCATCCACACGCCGGGACACACTCCCGAACACCTCTCCTTCCTCATTATTGACGGCGCGCAAGCAGACGCCCCCGGCTTTATGCTTTCTGGCGACTTCGTGTTCGTGGGAGATCTCGGGCGCCCCGACCTGCTCGATGAAGCAGCCGGCGGAATCGATACCCGGTTCGGCGGAGCGAAAGATATCTTTGCGAGCCTCCGTGATCGGTTCCTTACCCTTCCCGACTACGTACAGGTACTTCCGGCGCACGGTGCGGGAAGTGCGTGTGGCAAAGCCCTAGGCGCGATCCCCACAACAACCGTCGGCTATGAACGCGCGTTTGCGTGGTGGAGCCACTATCTTGCCGACAACGATGAGCAGGGGTTTATCGACGAACTACTCAACGGTCAACCCGATGCCCACGCCTATTTTGCCCGGATGAAGATCCAGAACCGACAGGGCCCGCGCGTCTTAGGCGCCGTCACTGAACTGCGCGAATACACGACCGCGGAAGTAGCGTCAGCCCTTGCGGATGACAGCGCTATCCTCATCGACACCCGCCACAACACCGAAGTTCACCTCGGCACGGTGCCGCGCTCGCTGAACGTTCCTGGCACCGAAAAAGCGGCCAGCTACGGCGCGTGGGTGTACAACCCGGACACGGAGACGCGGCCCGTCATCCTCTTGGCGGCGACCCTCACCGAAGCCGAAGAGTTGCGGGACCATCTTGTGCGAGTGGGAATCGACTCAGTTGCAGGTTTCGTCCCTACGCTTGATGGTCTTGACCTTGTCACGCCCACCCTGGTTTCCCCCACCGAGTTAGATTCGGTCGATCGGGTTCTGCTCCTAGACGTTCGCAATAGGACTGAGTTTGCTGAGGGTCATATTCCCGCGGCTAAACAGCTCAGTGGTGGTCGCGTGATGTGGGCGCTCGACCAACTACCCCGTGAGGGAACTATCGTGACCTACTGCCAAAGCGGAGTACGTAACAGCGTCGCGGCAAGTGCCCTTCGTCGCGACGGATATGAGGTCGCCGAACTCGAGGGCTCCTACCTCGGCTGGGTCGCAATGCCCGGCACCGTACCTGAGGTGTAG
- a CDS encoding metal-sensitive transcriptional regulator encodes MASKVPLLRSTTDIEAHKKIVNRLRRAQGQLGALITTVESGAGCADVIHQLSAVSKALDRAGFLVISGAMKECLVNPGAERSPQPDEIEKLFLSLS; translated from the coding sequence ATGGCCTCCAAGGTTCCGCTATTGCGGTCGACCACCGACATCGAAGCCCACAAGAAGATCGTGAACCGGTTGCGTCGAGCGCAGGGGCAGTTGGGGGCGCTCATCACCACCGTGGAAAGCGGTGCAGGGTGCGCCGACGTCATCCATCAACTCTCCGCCGTGTCAAAAGCGCTAGACCGGGCCGGCTTCCTCGTCATCTCCGGAGCGATGAAAGAGTGCCTGGTGAACCCCGGCGCCGAAAGATCACCGCAGCCCGACGAGATCGAGAAGCTCTTTCTTTCGTTATCGTGA